The Molothrus ater isolate BHLD 08-10-18 breed brown headed cowbird chromosome 9, BPBGC_Mater_1.1, whole genome shotgun sequence genome includes a region encoding these proteins:
- the DIO1 gene encoding type I iodothyronine deiodinase yields the protein MSGIRVLLQKILILLQVTLSVVVGKTLMILFPNAMKRYILKMGEKSRMNRNPKFSYENWGPTFFSFKYLQFVLKVKWKRLEDEAYEGHPAPNTPVVTLSGEVCHLLDFMKDNQPLILNFGSCTUPSFMLKFDEFNQLIKDFSSIADFLIIYIEEAHAVDGWAFKNNVIIKNHRSLEDRKIAAQFLQKNHPLCPVVLDTMENLSSSKYAALPERLYVLQGGKVIYKGGVGPWNYHPQEIRAILEKLK from the exons GCTACAGAAAATCCTGATCCTTCTGCAGGTTACTCTGTCTGTTGTGGTGGGCAAAACACTGATGATACTGTTCCCCAACGCCATGAAAAGATACATCCTAAAGATGGGCGAAAAGAGCAGAATGAACAGGAATCCAAAGTTCAGCTATGAAAACTGGGGCCCGACTTTTTTCAGCTTCAAGTATTTGCAGTTTGTGCTGAAAGTGAAGTGGAAGAGGCTCGAGGATGAAGCCTACGAGGGACACCCTGCTCCCAACACGCCCGTGGTGACCCTCAGCGGGGAAGTTTGTCACCTCCTAGATTTCATGAAAG ataacCAACCTTTAATCCTGAACTTTGGAAGCTGCACCTGACCTTCATTTATGTTAAAATTTGATGAGTTCAACCAGCTCATCAAAGATTTCAGCTCAATAGCAGATTTCCTTATCATCTACATTGAGGAAGCTCATGCAGTAG ATGGAtgggcttttaaaaacaatgtcattattaaaaatcacagaagcCTTGAAGATCGAAAAATTGCAGCacaatttcttcagaaaaatcacCCTCTATGTCCAGTGGTTTTAGACACTATGGAGAACCTGAGCAGTTCAAAATACGCTGCACTGCCAGAGCGACTTTACGTGCTTCAGGGAGGGAAGGTCATCTACAAG GGAGGAGTGGGGCCTTGGAATTACCACCCCCAGGAAATACGTGCCATcctggaaaaactgaaatag
- the IFT25 gene encoding intraflagellar transport protein 25 homolog: MRAADWCRSSAGAALVLATSSDAEHPAESVADGSSKTFWTTTGMFPQELIIGFPKCVKISKVAIQCYLVRTLRIERSTSKDPVGFEQCVEKDLQHREGQLQMEEFPLPEFQATYLRFIIKSAFDHFVSVHRVMAEGTAENT, from the exons ATGAGAGCCGCAGACTGGTGCCGGAGCTCGGCGGGGGCCGCCCTGGTCCTGGCCACGTCCAGCGATGCCGAGCACCCCGCCGAGAGCGTGGCGGATGG AAGTTCCAAAACATTTTGGACGACGACAGGCATGTTCCCACAGGAACTGATTATTGGTTTTCCCAAATGTGTAAAAATCAGCAAAGTCGCCATCCAGTGTTATTTGG TGCGGACCTTAAGGATTGAAAGAAGCACATCTAAAGACCCTGTGGGTTTTGAACAGTGTGTTGAAAAAG atttgcagcacagagaagggCAGCTCCAAATGGAAGAATTTCCA cttcctgagTTTCAAGCCACTTACTTGCGTTTCATCATCAAATCTGCCTTTGATCATTTTGTGTCAGTGCACCGGGTGatggcagagggcacagcagagaaCACTTGA